The Carnobacterium divergens nucleotide sequence GCTAAAGATATCGTTTCAAGTCGTTTAGAAACAGGAATCTCATTCACTGAGTTCACCTACCAAATTCTTCAATCAATGGATTACCTTCACCTATTCAAACACCATGATGTTCAATTGCAAATTGGTGGCGCGGATCAATGGGGCAATATCACTGCTGGTTTAGATTTGATTCGTAAAAAAGAAGGCGCTGAAGCGAAAGCCTTTGGTTTAACAATTCCATTAATGTTAAAAGCAGACGGTACTAAATTCGGTAAAACTGCTGGTGGCGCAATCTGGTTAGATCCTAAGAAAACAACACCATTTGAGTTTTTCCAATTCTGGTTAAACCAAGATGATCGTGACGTTGTGAGATACTTGAAATTCTTCACTTTCTTAACAAAAGAAGAAATTGATGACCTTGCAAACAAAGTGGCAACAGAACCACATAAACGTGAAGCTCAAAAAACGTTAGCTAAAGAAATGACCAACTTTGTACATGGTGCTGACGCATTAGCAGAAGCAGAAAAAATTACAGCTGCTTTATTCTCAGGTGACGTTAAAAATCTAAATGCGGATGAAATCGAAGAAGGCTTTAAAAATATGCCAACTTTCGAAGCAGCTAAAGAAGAAAAAAACATTGTGGACTGGTTAGTTGATCTTGGAATCGAGCCTTCAAAACGCCAAGCCCGTGAAGATATTAACAACGGCGCAATTTCAATGAATGGTGAAAAAGTTGAAAGCGTGGATGCTGTCGCTTCTCCAAGCAACTCATTTGACGAACGTTTCATTTTAATTCGTAAAGGCAAGAAAAATTACTCATTAGTTAAACTAGTTTAATTTTAAAAAGGGATAAATTCGATTTTATCCCTTTTTAATTACCTCATAAAAAGGAGCCCAGATGATGATCCATTTAATTTCAGCAACTTCAAAAGAAGACGCCTTACTCTTAAACCAATTAGCTACTAAAATTTGGCAAGAACACTACATTCCAATCATCGGCGCGGACCAAGTTTCTTATATGCTAACCAACTTACAATCGGCTGATAAAATGTTCCAAGACATCCAAAGTGGGATGACCTACTATTTAATCCAAGTTATAAAAGCCGACGGTACAAAAGAATGGGCTGGTTACGCAGGATTTGAAATCAAAGCAGACCACTTATTTCTAAGCAAACTTTATGTATTAGCTGATTTTAGACAACACGGCATCGGTTCTTTTGTTTTCCAACACATTCTCAAAGAAGCAAAATCAAGCAACTTACCTGCCATCCAATTAACAGTCAACAAATACAACGACAAGTCAATTGCAGCCTATCAAAAAATGGGCTTTACAACGATTAAAGAACAAGTTGCAGATATTGGTGGCGGCTATGTAATGGATGATTACGTGATGGAATATCGCATTTCATAGAACTTTTCAACGATTAAAAAAACCTGACACAACTCAACCTCGTAAAGGCTGAATTGTATCAGGTTTTTCTTCTTTTAAAATACATATGTCAGCAATAAAATCGCCGCCAAACCACCAATAACCGAAAGTCCCATTGACTTTGTTTTATAAGCAACTGCCATCACGATTACTGCCGCAATAATTTTCAAATTACTAAATAACGAAAAATCGCCATCTACAATAAAAACATCTTTAAAGAACAAGGCCGCAAACAACGCAGCTGGAACGTATTTCATCCATTCATGAAACCATTCAGGAATATCACGCTTAGAAAAATACATCATCGGAATTACTCTTGGCAGATATGAAACAAATGCCATTCCTAAGATTAATAGGATAAATTGACTATTCATGTGGTGTCGTTGCCTCCGTCTCTAACGGTTGTCGTGTTTTTTCTTTAAACTTTAGTTTGCCAGCAAGATTCCGTTTCTTTAATTGCTTTTCAATCATATAACCCGTAAACGAAGCAATGATTGTAGCTAAAATCAAGCCAATTGTACTTTTTAATATCAACATCGTCATAATTGAAAGCACACCAGAAAAAAGACCTACAAAAATAATTAATTTATTTTGCAACTGCATCGTAAACATATAAATAAACATCGCTGTTAAAGCAAAATCAACAATATGAACATCTAGTGGAAGCACTGATCCTAACATTGTCCCTGCAACAGTACTCGCTAACCAAGAAACCAATGAATAACGATTGACCATCAAAGCCTTATGGGCATTCCAACTTGGATCAGTGGAAAATTTCAAATAATTAACTGCATAATTTTCATCATTGATACTTTTAGTAAACAAAGCTATAAAGCTGCGCTTTTCTTTTTTGATAAATGTCGATAAACTAGAACTAAGCAATATGTAGCGCAATTCTAAAAATAACGTCATCATGATAATCGAGAGAATTGGAGCTGAATCTACTAACATAGCTGCGGCCAAAAATTGAGCACCGCCAGAAAAGACTAAAAACGAGATAAGTGCGGTATACAATCCGTTAAATCCAACTTTTTGTAACAACACGCCACAAGCTAGACCAACAGGAATATAACTTAAGCAAAGTGGCATCGCAACTTTTAACGTTTCTTGCCAGACTGCTTTATTCTTCTTTAACATGAGACAATCCTCCATTTTACGTAGGTAAACAATGTGTCAATTATAACATAAAAAAATAAAAAATGATGCTTCTTTTTTCTGATAGACCAATAAGCTCTTTTGAATAAGAATTCATCCACAACCAAAATAAAGAAAAAGCTATTTAATTAGGCTTTTCAGCTATTTGGTTAATAAAGACTCATACCAAACTCATGTATTTCTTAGATTAAAAACCATAAAAAAAACGGTTTCAACTACATCAACAGACTTTCATTACCTGCCATATAACGTTTCAAGACGTGCTTTAAACCTGTCCCGATTGTCTGTAAATTCAACAAAATAGTCTAGCTGCCATTTTTGTGTTGCTTGAGCTTGTTTGCTAGTTGGAGAATCCCAACTTGGATAAACCCGCATGGCCATTTTCCCTTTTTGTGAATCTGTCCGTAAAATATGTCGCTCTATCAAAACACCTTTAGGAAAGACAAATTGTCCTATTCTCTCTCCAAGAAAAGTTGTCACTACTAACAAATCTGGACTTTCCTTTTCATGAAAAGCTTGATTTTTATTTAAAGGATCTTTCTCCCAAAATGCAACAAACTGTCCAATTTTTGTTGGAGTAATTTTAGCAACCCGAAAACGAATCGATAGTTGATTTAATTGGAAAACGCCACCTGCATACTCCCTATTCTGCACTTCTTCAGATACGTTTTTCACCATAAATTGATTTGGACGATAGAAAATCGAATCGATTTGCAACATACACTCTTTAAAGTAATCCAATTCCGCACTTCCTTTTTTTATCTATTATAACATTTTTTGATAAAATAAGAGTTGACTCTTACACAATGAGACGGTTT carries:
- a CDS encoding MepB family protein, which codes for MDYFKECMLQIDSIFYRPNQFMVKNVSEEVQNREYAGGVFQLNQLSIRFRVAKITPTKIGQFVAFWEKDPLNKNQAFHEKESPDLLVVTTFLGERIGQFVFPKGVLIERHILRTDSQKGKMAMRVYPSWDSPTSKQAQATQKWQLDYFVEFTDNRDRFKARLETLYGR
- a CDS encoding AzlD domain-containing protein translates to MNSQFILLILGMAFVSYLPRVIPMMYFSKRDIPEWFHEWMKYVPAALFAALFFKDVFIVDGDFSLFSNLKIIAAVIVMAVAYKTKSMGLSVIGGLAAILLLTYVF
- a CDS encoding GNAT family N-acetyltransferase, with protein sequence MIHLISATSKEDALLLNQLATKIWQEHYIPIIGADQVSYMLTNLQSADKMFQDIQSGMTYYLIQVIKADGTKEWAGYAGFEIKADHLFLSKLYVLADFRQHGIGSFVFQHILKEAKSSNLPAIQLTVNKYNDKSIAAYQKMGFTTIKEQVADIGGGYVMDDYVMEYRIS
- the tyrS gene encoding tyrosine--tRNA ligase, which translates into the protein MNIIDELQWRDAINQQTDAEGLRELVETKNISLYCGVDPTGDSMHIGHLIPFMMMKRFQLAGHHPYILIGGATGTIGDPSGRTSERQLQTMEQVQANVDALTAQMQSLFDFGGNDDVTMVNNFDWTHDLTLLDFLRDYGKNFNINTMLAKDIVSSRLETGISFTEFTYQILQSMDYLHLFKHHDVQLQIGGADQWGNITAGLDLIRKKEGAEAKAFGLTIPLMLKADGTKFGKTAGGAIWLDPKKTTPFEFFQFWLNQDDRDVVRYLKFFTFLTKEEIDDLANKVATEPHKREAQKTLAKEMTNFVHGADALAEAEKITAALFSGDVKNLNADEIEEGFKNMPTFEAAKEEKNIVDWLVDLGIEPSKRQAREDINNGAISMNGEKVESVDAVASPSNSFDERFILIRKGKKNYSLVKLV
- a CDS encoding AzlC family ABC transporter permease, which translates into the protein MLKKNKAVWQETLKVAMPLCLSYIPVGLACGVLLQKVGFNGLYTALISFLVFSGGAQFLAAAMLVDSAPILSIIMMTLFLELRYILLSSSLSTFIKKEKRSFIALFTKSINDENYAVNYLKFSTDPSWNAHKALMVNRYSLVSWLASTVAGTMLGSVLPLDVHIVDFALTAMFIYMFTMQLQNKLIIFVGLFSGVLSIMTMLILKSTIGLILATIIASFTGYMIEKQLKKRNLAGKLKFKEKTRQPLETEATTPHE